A segment of the Paraburkholderia fungorum genome:
GCTGTCACCAGGCGCATGGCGAAGGGGCGGGGCAAGGCATCGACGGACCGGGTCTGCCGTCGCTGTTTCATAACACGGCGCTGGGTCATGCGAACACGAATAACCTCGTGATGGTGATGCGCGAGGGCGTGCATCGGCAGGACAGTGCGCCTGATGTGCTGATGCCGGCCTTCGGCCATCTGCTCTCCGATCAGCAGATCGCGACACTCGGTAACTATCTGCTCAAGCAGTATGGAAACCCGGACGCATCAGTCACGGTGCAGCAGGTGGCGACCTTGCGCAAGGGCGGCGAAGCATCGCCGCTGATCATGATCGCGCGAATCGGAATGGCGCTTGCGGCACTGATCGTGCTGGGCATTGTCGTTCTATTGATTCGCCGCCGATAAGCTCTCGCCTCGCAACGCGCCGTGGTCATCGACCATTGCGCGTTGCGAGCCACTCTTTATAGACGCATCAAAGACGGTGCGTCTATAAAGAGCGCTATTAGGAACTGTCTTTCTATTGCTCGTGCGAAGAAATCACAGACGGGTTTTCAGGTAGGCTATGCAAGAACTCAACCAAAGTGGAGAGCATCTTGCAGGAAAGCCGTTTCCATCTTTATGCCGACGCTCAATTCACGAGCCCTTACGCGATGTCGGTTTTCGTGACCCTTCACGAAAAGAATCTGCCGTTCGATCTCTCTACTGTCGACCTCGACAGTCATGCCAATAAAGAAGCCGGCTACGCCGCCACGTCGCTGACGCAGCGAGTGCCGACGCTCGTGCAAGGAGACTTCGCGTTGTCGGAATCGTCGGCGATTACCGAGTACCTTGAAGAAGCCTTTCCGCAGACGCGCGTCTATCCGCAAGACAGATTGCTGCGCGCGAGAGCACGTCAGGTGCAGGCGTGGTTGCGTAGCGATCTGATGCCCATTCGGGAAGAGCGCTCGACTCAGGTCGTGTTTTATGGCGTGCGCGGCGCGCCGCTTTCCGCTGCGGCGAATGCAGCGGCCCAGAAATTGTTCTCTGCGGCAGAGGCGTTGCTTCCTGCTGGTTCGCCCAATCTGTTTGGAGAGTGGTGTATCGCCGATACGGATCTCGCGGTCATGCTGAATCGCCTTGTCATGCATGGCGATCCGGTGCCTGCACGGTTGGCGGAATATGCGACACGTCAGTTTGAGAGGCCTTCTGTGCGGCTATGGGCTGAATTGGATCGGCCGCCGCTATAACTGCGTATAAGCTCGCCAAAGGCGTCATAAGATCCATCTTTCGCACCGCTACTTCCGATGAGCCTGTCCCGCCCATTGCCGCCGCTGTTGTCCTTACGCGCTTTCGAAGCCGCCGCGAGGCGAATGAGTTTCAGCCAGGCGGCGCAAGAGCTTTTCGTCACGCAAAGCGCAGTCAGTCATCACATCCAGAAGCTGGAAGCCGATCTGGGCGTCGCATTGTTCGAGCGTCGTACGCGCGCTGTTGCACTCACCTCGCACGGCGAGGCTTATTACGCAAAGGTGCGGGACGCATTCGAACTTCTTCGGCTAGGCACTGAGCAGATCCGCTCGCGGCCGCGGGAAAAAGCCACATTGACGGTCGGCTTGCTCGCTTCGTTCGCTACCCGCTGGCTGGCGCCGCGACTGCGTGCGTTCTCCGCGGCCTATCCAGACATCGCGCTGCAATTGCGGCCCGAGATCGCGCTCGCCGACGTCACGGCCGGTGAGGTCGACGTGGCGATTCGCTACGGCCGCGGCGGCTGGGCTGGCGTCCATGCACAACGGTTGATGCCCGAGCGTCTGTCGCTGGTGTGCGCGCCGTCGCTTGTCACGGGAAAGAATCGTTTGCGAAAGCCGCAGGACGTATTGCGCTTTCCGCTTCTCACCTCGTATTCGAAGCACTCGTTCGAATGGGATGCGTGGGCGCGACGTTTCGACGTCGATCTCGGTCAGACGCAGATGGTGCAACTGCACGACTACAACATCGTGGTGGAGGCAGCGCTCGACGGGCAGGGTGTAGCGATGGGCCGGCATCGTCTGATCGGGCGTCATCTGGCGAGCGGCGAACTCGTGCCGGCGCTGCCCGAGGCGATACTGGACGACGCCCGCATCGGCTGGTGGTTCGTGACGCCAAAGGGCAGTCTGAGCGATGCAGCCGCCGCGTTTCGCGACTGGCTCGCCGATGCGGCGCGGCAGGACGCATTCGATGCCACGCATGAATCTGGCTCATCTGTCGCAGGCAAGAATTGATTGGTCAGCGCATGCCCGAACGAATAGGATCGATTTTCCCCAATCCAATCGACCCCCATCGACCCCCATCGACCCCCATCATGAGCACTTCGATCTCTGCCCGCGTTGCCAGTCTCGGTCTCACGCTCGAACCCGCCGCGTCGGCTGCCGCCAATTACGTCCCGTTCGTCCAGGATCACCATCTCCTGCATATTTCCGGACAGATTTCGCGCAAGGGCGGGGCGCCTGCCTATCTGGGCCGATTGGGCGACAATCTGTCAGATGACGAAGGCATCGAGGCCGCACGACTGTCGGCGCTCGGCGTGCTTGCGCAAATCGCCGCGGCCACCGGCGACCGCCTGGATCGCGTCGCACGCGTTGTACGTCTTACGGTGTTCATTGCCAGCGCGCCGGGTTTTGATCGACAGAGCGCGGTGGCCAACGGTGCGTCCGATCTGATGGTTCAGGTATTCGGCGACGCCGGGCGGCATGCGCGAAGTGCGGTCGGCGTCGCGGCGCTGCCTGCGGGCGTCGCTGTCGAAGTCGATGCTGTTATCTCACTGGTTCCCCCTTCGCACGAATTCGCGTGACAGGAAAAAACATGTCTACTGCACTTTCGACCACCGCCGTGGATGCGCTGCGTGCGCAAACGCCCGGCACACAAACCACCACGCACTTCAATCACGCGGGCGCTTCGCTGCTGTCGTCGGCGACACTCGATGCGATTCACGCGCAGTTGGCGCGCGAAGCCACGATGGGCCAGATGGAGGCCGGTTTCGCCGGACGTGAGCAAAGCGGGCGGGCGCGGCAACTTGCTGCACAACTGTTCAATGCACAAGCGTCGGAGATCGCATTGACCTCGGGCAACTCGTTCGGCTGGGTCGCGGCGTTTGCCGCGTTGGGGCCGTGGCAAGCGGGCGACCGGATTCTGGTCGGGCGGCACGAGTGGGGCGGCAATCTCAGCGCCATGCGGATGGTGGCGAAGCGTGACGGCGTATCGATCGAGGTGATTCCGTGCGATGCCGACGGCGCAGCCGATCCTCAAGCGCTCGAATCGATGATCGACGGCCGCGTGCGCCTGATCTCGCTCACGTGGCTGCCCGCGAACGGCGGCGTGATCAACCCCGCAGCGGCGATCGGGCAAGTGGCGCGACGGCACGGCATTCCCTATTTCATCGATGCCGCGCAGGCAGTCGGACAAGTGCCGGTGGATGTCGTGGCCCTCGGTTGCGACGTGCTGAGCGGCGCGGGCCGCAAGGCGCTGCGCGGTCCGCGAGGCACGGGTCTTCTGTATGTGCGGAAGGATTTTCTGCCGCGCCTCACCCCGGCATTGGTCGACACACATTCCGCGCCGCTTGATACCCACGGCGAGCCGGTTCTGCGAGAAGATGCCGCGCGGTTCGAATTGTCCGAGGCGGCGTATGCGTTGCATTGCGGTCTCGCCAACGCGCTCCACGAAGCACTGGAGATCGGCGTCGACAACATTCGCGCGCAGATCGACCGGATTGCGGCGGGACTGCGTGAACAACTCGCGGAGATTCCGGGTGTGACGGTGCTCGACCTCGGCGCCGAACGCTCGGGTCTGGTGGCGTTCAACCTCGCGGGCCTCGATGCGAGCGACGTGCAGCGCAGCCTCGCAGAACAGGGCGTCACGATTGGCGGCAACGGTGTCGCCTACACGCCGTTCGATATGGAAGCGCGAGGACTCGCCAGAATCGCACGAGCGTCGGTCAGCTATCTGACTACCGAGGCCGAGATCGACCGATTGTTGAAGGCGCTGCGAACATTTCGGCGCTAGCTAATACCGATATAATCGGCAATATTTACCTTAAATAGCTGCGAATGTGTAGTAAAAATTACTCATTCGCGCCCAGAGTCATAACTATTCAGACTTTTGCGTCAATAAATTCAACAAACGCAAGAATCATTCTCAAGGTAATTAAGTAGTTGCCGTAAACGAGGACTCAGGGCTGTGATGAACAGCGACATCCTCGGAGAGAAAAATGAAGGCTGGGAAAGCGGCGATTTCGCTGCAGGCGCGCATTGCGCTGACGATGGGTTTTCTTGCGATCCTGATGGTGGTTATCGGCGTTCTCGGTCTGCTCGGCACGAGCCAGGCGAATCGCGCGAACCAGGATACGTATGAAAACAAGCTGACCGCGGCGACCAATATCGGCAACGCGGAAATCTACATCGCTCGCACGCGCCTGGTTCTGGACCGAGTCGCGCTGCATCCGGACGACCCGAACACCGCCGATCAGATCGACCGCGCCAGCGGCTTCTTCGGCAAGTCCGACGACTGGTGGAAGAAGTTCGTCGATCAGCCGCACGAACCCAGCGAGGCCAGCCTGATCGGCGACGCAACCGAGCGCCGCAAGGCGATGCGCGGCGCGGTCTCCGCGTTCATCGCGGCGATCAAGGCGAACGATCGCGCGCAGATCGACACGATCGCGATGACGCAACTGAGCTCGCTCTATAACGACATGAGCGCGGCCAACGAGAAGGTCAAGCAGGCGCTCTACACGAACGCCAAAAACAATTACGACGCAGCCGAATCGAACTTCCGCACCTTCTTCACGGTGTCGATCGCGATGATCGTGATCGGCGTGTTGGCGGCCGGCCTGAGCTGGTTTGCGCTGCGTCGCGCGATCATGAGTCCGCTGAATCAGGCACTCGATCATTTCGATGCGATTGCCGAAGGCGATCTGAGCCGCCGTATCCACGTGATCGCCGAAGACGAAATGGGCACACTGCTGCGCGGCGTCGAGAAGATGCAGGCGAGCCTTGCAAAAACGGTGCGCGCGGTGCGCGGCAGCAGCGAGTCGATTGCCACCGCGACCGCGCAGATTGCGTCGGGCACGATGGATCTTTCGTCGCGCACCGAAGAGCAGGCCGCCTCGCTCGAAGAAACGGCGGCGAGCATGAGCGAGTTGACCGCTACCGTCAAACAGAATGCGGACAGCGCACGCACCGCGAGTTCGCTCGCCGACAACGCTTCCCTCGTCGCGACGCGCGGCAACGAAGTGGTCGAGCGCGTGGTCGGCACGATGGGCGGCATCGACGCGAGTTCGCGCAAGATCGCCGACATCACCGGCATTATCGAAGGCATCGCTTTCCAGACCAACATTCTCGCGCTGAATGCAGCGGTCGAAGCCGCGCGCGCGGGTGAACAGGGTCGTGGCTTCGCGGTGGTCGCGTCCGAAGTGCGCAGTCTCGCGCAACGTTCGTCGTCGGCGGCGAAGGAGATCAAGGACCTGATCACCGAGTCGGTGCAGACGGTGACGGTCGGCTCGGAACTCGTCGCGGACGCGGGCCGCACGATGCAGGAAGTGCTGGTCGCGGTGCGTCAGGTGACCGATCTCGTCAACGAAATCGCGGCGGCCGCCGAACAGCAACGCGCGGGTATCGAGCAGGTCGACACGGCCGTCAGCCAGATGGATTCGATCACGCAGCAGAACGCCGCGCTCGTCGAACAGGCGACCGCTGCCGCCCAGGCGCTCAATGAACAGTCGCGCAGCCTGCATGGCGTCGTCGACGTATTCAAGCTCGCCTGAGTTTTTATTTCCCCACTCGACCTATAAAAATGAAGATCCCCAACGATCGCAGCCGCCGCGGCTTTCTCAAGGGCTCGCTGGCGATGGCACCGTTAGCCGTCGTCGGTGTGTCCAGCGCGGTGGTTCAGCCTCTCTCGCAAATGCAGAAGCCGGGCCTGCCGCCGCCCGACCATCCCACGGTAGAAAACTACACGCCGGGCTATTTCACGCCGGAAGAATGGGCGTTCGTGAACGCCGCCTGTGACGTGCTGATTCCAAAGGACCACGTCGGTCCGGGCGCCGTCGAACTCGGCGTGCCGCAATACATCGACCGTCAGATGCAGACGCCGTATGGCGACGCGTCGCGCTGGTACATGCAGGGGCCGTTCCTGCCCGCTGAAGCTGAATTCGGCTATCAGTCGAAACTCACGCCGAAGGAGCAGTACCGTCTCGGCATTCGCGCGATCAACGCGTATTGCCGCGAGCATTTCGCGGGCAAGGTGTTCGCCGATCTGACGGTCGAACAACGCACCGACATGTTCAAGCAGATCGAGTCCGGCAAGTTGAACGTCGAAGGATTCAAGCTGAAAAGCTTCTTCAGCGGCTTCCTGCTGAAGAACGTCTACGAAGGCTATTTCTGCGACCCGTCGTACGGCGGCAACAAGGACATGGCCGCGTGGAAAATGATCGGTTACCCCGGCGTGCGCGCCGATTACCTGGAGTTCGTGGGTG
Coding sequences within it:
- the yfcF gene encoding glutathione transferase; its protein translation is MQESRFHLYADAQFTSPYAMSVFVTLHEKNLPFDLSTVDLDSHANKEAGYAATSLTQRVPTLVQGDFALSESSAITEYLEEAFPQTRVYPQDRLLRARARQVQAWLRSDLMPIREERSTQVVFYGVRGAPLSAAANAAAQKLFSAAEALLPAGSPNLFGEWCIADTDLAVMLNRLVMHGDPVPARLAEYATRQFERPSVRLWAELDRPPL
- the gcvA gene encoding transcriptional regulator GcvA, whose translation is MSLSRPLPPLLSLRAFEAAARRMSFSQAAQELFVTQSAVSHHIQKLEADLGVALFERRTRAVALTSHGEAYYAKVRDAFELLRLGTEQIRSRPREKATLTVGLLASFATRWLAPRLRAFSAAYPDIALQLRPEIALADVTAGEVDVAIRYGRGGWAGVHAQRLMPERLSLVCAPSLVTGKNRLRKPQDVLRFPLLTSYSKHSFEWDAWARRFDVDLGQTQMVQLHDYNIVVEAALDGQGVAMGRHRLIGRHLASGELVPALPEAILDDARIGWWFVTPKGSLSDAAAAFRDWLADAARQDAFDATHESGSSVAGKN
- a CDS encoding RidA family protein, with protein sequence MSTSISARVASLGLTLEPAASAAANYVPFVQDHHLLHISGQISRKGGAPAYLGRLGDNLSDDEGIEAARLSALGVLAQIAAATGDRLDRVARVVRLTVFIASAPGFDRQSAVANGASDLMVQVFGDAGRHARSAVGVAALPAGVAVEVDAVISLVPPSHEFA
- a CDS encoding aminotransferase class V-fold PLP-dependent enzyme; translation: MSTALSTTAVDALRAQTPGTQTTTHFNHAGASLLSSATLDAIHAQLAREATMGQMEAGFAGREQSGRARQLAAQLFNAQASEIALTSGNSFGWVAAFAALGPWQAGDRILVGRHEWGGNLSAMRMVAKRDGVSIEVIPCDADGAADPQALESMIDGRVRLISLTWLPANGGVINPAAAIGQVARRHGIPYFIDAAQAVGQVPVDVVALGCDVLSGAGRKALRGPRGTGLLYVRKDFLPRLTPALVDTHSAPLDTHGEPVLREDAARFELSEAAYALHCGLANALHEALEIGVDNIRAQIDRIAAGLREQLAEIPGVTVLDLGAERSGLVAFNLAGLDASDVQRSLAEQGVTIGGNGVAYTPFDMEARGLARIARASVSYLTTEAEIDRLLKALRTFRR
- a CDS encoding methyl-accepting chemotaxis protein, translating into MKAGKAAISLQARIALTMGFLAILMVVIGVLGLLGTSQANRANQDTYENKLTAATNIGNAEIYIARTRLVLDRVALHPDDPNTADQIDRASGFFGKSDDWWKKFVDQPHEPSEASLIGDATERRKAMRGAVSAFIAAIKANDRAQIDTIAMTQLSSLYNDMSAANEKVKQALYTNAKNNYDAAESNFRTFFTVSIAMIVIGVLAAGLSWFALRRAIMSPLNQALDHFDAIAEGDLSRRIHVIAEDEMGTLLRGVEKMQASLAKTVRAVRGSSESIATATAQIASGTMDLSSRTEEQAASLEETAASMSELTATVKQNADSARTASSLADNASLVATRGNEVVERVVGTMGGIDASSRKIADITGIIEGIAFQTNILALNAAVEAARAGEQGRGFAVVASEVRSLAQRSSSAAKEIKDLITESVQTVTVGSELVADAGRTMQEVLVAVRQVTDLVNEIAAAAEQQRAGIEQVDTAVSQMDSITQQNAALVEQATAAAQALNEQSRSLHGVVDVFKLA
- a CDS encoding gluconate 2-dehydrogenase subunit 3 family protein; translation: MKIPNDRSRRGFLKGSLAMAPLAVVGVSSAVVQPLSQMQKPGLPPPDHPTVENYTPGYFTPEEWAFVNAACDVLIPKDHVGPGAVELGVPQYIDRQMQTPYGDASRWYMQGPFLPAEAEFGYQSKLTPKEQYRLGIRAINAYCREHFAGKVFADLTVEQRTDMFKQIESGKLNVEGFKLKSFFSGFLLKNVYEGYFCDPSYGGNKDMAAWKMIGYPGVRADYLEFVGEAKPYPYAPVSLYGKRG